In Brassica rapa cultivar Chiifu-401-42 chromosome A06, CAAS_Brap_v3.01, whole genome shotgun sequence, a single window of DNA contains:
- the LOC103874013 gene encoding E3 ubiquitin-protein ligase FANCL isoform X2: MSERARCEELAKSSSFYRKVYSEIEDVGWESLRRLGGDLTFFSFHILDKKGRAHILELQLHRDYPKSPPSLSSDVPYMFTLEWSTTSSLKDVMHQFQKHLDSLQEFWSVMDDIDKSLCVVDAKQPSRASPIRRIRAGKDCNIIAHINFNDPKSLPECRFVGTEPIAVNNLHMLWRRNSKKWSKEKSFPENLECILATELPKPLGLQVEDDPQQVECGICYAQFLPTDEELGARSGTRTDYTCENISCNKSFHSICLTDWLRSITTTRQSFDVLFGNCPYCSDPVAVKINNMNKID; the protein is encoded by the exons ATGAGT GAACGCGCGAGATGCGAGGAACTAGCGAAATCTTCTTCCTTCTACCGGAAAGTTTACTCGGAG ATAGAGGATGTTGGATGGGAATCACTAAGGAGGCTAGGTGGAGATTTAACGTTTTTCAGCTTTCACATTCT AGATAAGAAGGGAAGAGCACACATCTTAGAACTTCAACTCCATAGAGACTATCCTAAATCCCCACCTTCCCTTTcctcg GATGTTCCATACATGTTTACTTTAGAATGGTCAACGACATCAAGCCTGAAGGATGTGATGCACCAGTTCCAAAAG CATCTGGACAGCCTTCAAGAATTTTGGTCTGTCATGGACGATATCGACAAGTCTCTTTGTGTTGTTGATGCTAAGCAGCCATCTCGTGCTTCTCCTATCCGTCGGATTCGTGCTG GGAAGGATTGCAATATCATTGCTCATATCAACTTCAACGACCCTAAATCCTTACCAGA GTGCCGTTTTGTTGGTACTGAGCCTATAGCTGTGAACAACTTGCATATGCTATGGAGAAGAAATAGCAAAAAATG GTCAAAGGAAAAATCATTCCCTGAGAACCTCGAATGTATTCTAGCTACTGAGCTTCCAAAGCCTCTAGGTCTCCAGGTGGAAGATGATCCTCAGCAAGTTGAATGCGGGATTTGCTATGCCCAGTTTCTACCAACCG ATGAGGAGCTCGGAGCTAGAAGTGGGACGCGAACAGACTACACATGCGAGAACATCAGTTGCAACAAGTCTTTCCATAGCATTTGCCTCACCGACTGGTTAAGGTCTATCACAACAACAAGACA GTCATTTGATGTTCTATTTGGGAACTGCCCTTACTGTTCAGACCCGGTCGCAGTCAAAATCAACAACATGAACAAAATAGATTAG
- the LOC103874015 gene encoding lysosomal Pro-X carboxypeptidase, whose translation MGSELRLVLIISFVSVLVFSTSSSPLPRFPRQNRARIQLFGEDRNDYQYETKYFSQQLDHFSFADLPKFSQRYLINSAHWTGASELGPIFLYCGNEGDIEWFATNSGFIWEIAPKFGALLVFPEHRYYGESMPYGSREEAYKNATTLSYLTTEQALADFAVFVTDLKRNLSAEASPVVLFGGSYGGMLAAWMRLKYPHIAIGALASSAPILQFEDIVPPQTFYDIVSNDFKRESSSCFNTIKNSWDAIIAEGQKANGLQQLSKTFHFCRALNSTNDLSDWLDSAYSYLAMVDYPYPADFMMPLPGHPIKEVCRKIDGASSDASILERIYAGVSVYYNYTGKVGCFELDDDPHGLDGWNWQACTEMVMPMSSSQKNSMFTAYDFNYSSYKEDCWNTFRVNPRPRWVTTELGGHDIETTLKSFGSNIIFSNGLLDPWSGGSVLKNLSSTIVALVTKEGGHHLDLRPSTPEDPKWLVEQREAEIGLIQGWIRTYRLEKEAQFPLLKRSW comes from the exons ATGGGGAGCGAACTCCGATTGGTGCTGATCATCTCTTTCGTTTCCGTCCTCGTTTTCTCGACTTCATCGTCTCCGTTGCCTCGTTTTCCTCGCCAGAACCGAGCCAGAATCCAGCTCTTCGGGGAAGATCGAAACGATTACCAATACGAAACTAAGTACTTCTCCCAGCAGCTGGACCACTTCAGCTTCGCCGATCTTCCGAAATTCTCGCAGCGTTACTTGATCAACTCCGCTCACTGGACCGGTGCTTCTGAGCTCGGACCTATCTTCCTCTACTGCGGCAACGAAGGCGATATCGAATGGTTCGCTACAAACTCTGGATTCATTTGGGAGATCGCTCCCAAGTTTGGCGCATTGCTTGTTTTCCCTGAG CATAGGTATTATGGAGAGTCTATGCCTTATGGAAGCAGGGAAGAAGCTTACAAGAACGCTACCACCTTATCCTATCTCACAACTGAGCAAGCTCTTGCGGATTTTGCTGTGTTTGTTACTGATTTGAAACGGAACTTGTCTGCTGAAGCATCCCCTGTTGTGTTGTTTGGAGGATCATATGGTGGAA TGTTGGCAGCATGGATGAGGCTTAAGTATCCTCACATTGCTATTGGAGCATTAGCTTCTTCAGCTCCGATTCTTCAGTTTGAAGATATTGTACCTCCTCAGACGTTTTATGACATTGTATCTAATGATTTCAAG CGTGAAAGTAGTAGCTGCTTCAACACCATAAAGAACTCGTGGGATGCAATTATAGCTGAGGGTCAGAAAGCGAATGGTCTTCAGCAGTTGTCGAAAACTTTTCATTTTTGTCG GGCGTTGAACAGTACAAATGACCTTTCAGACTGGCTGGATTCTGCTTATAGTTATTTGGCAATGGTGGACTATCCGTATCCTGCTGACTTTATGATGCCTTTGCCTGGACATCCCATTAAAGAG GTCTGCAGAAAGATTGATGGAGCTAGTAGTGATGCTAGCATCCTAGAACGCATATATGCAGGAGTAAGTGTGTACTACAACTATACTGGGAAGGTTGGCTGCTTCGAGTTGGATGATGACCCTCATGGTTTGGATGGGTGGAACTGGCAG GCGTGCACGGAGATGGTAATGCCCATGTCTAGCAGCCAAAAAAACAGCATGTTTACAGCTTACGATTTCAATTACTCTTCATACAAAGAGGATTGCTGGAACACATTCAGAGTCAATCCAAGGCCTAGATGGGTCACAACAGAGCTCGGTGGTCAT GACATAGAGACCACTTTGAAGTCTTTTGGAAGCAACATCATTTTCTCAAATGGTCTGTTAGATCCTTGGAGTGGTGGCAG TGTTCTGAAGAACTTATCCAGTACCATTGTTGCTCTTGTCACAAAAGAAG gTGGACATCATTTGGATCTACGACCTTCAACTCCAGAAGACCCAAAATGGCTAGTGGAGCAGCGAGAAGCCGAGATAGGATTGATCCAAGGGTGGATCAGAACTTATCGACTAGAAAAAGAAGCTCAATTTCCTTTGCTAAAACGTTCTTGGTAA
- the LOC103874012 gene encoding probable xyloglucan endotransglucosylase/hydrolase protein 6: protein MMAETPFLCIVTLCTLMFIQISARPTTFAEDFKAAWSESHIRQVDGGKAIQLVLDQSTGCGFSSKRKYLFGKVSMKIKLIPGDSAGTVTAFYMNSDTDTVRDELDFEFLGNRSGQPYSVQTNIFAHGKGDREQRVNLWFDPSLDFHTYSILWSHKHIVFYVDDVPIREYKNNQAKNIAYPTSQPMGVYSTLWEADDWATRGGLEKIDWSKAPFYAYYKDFDIEGCPVPGPTNCPSNPHNWWEGYAYQSLNAVEARRYRWVRVNHMVYDYCTDKSRYPVPPVECHA from the exons ATGATGGCCGAAACTCCTTTTCTTTGCATTGTCACCCTTTGTACGCTAATGTTCATCCAGATTTCAGCACGGCCTACGACATTCGCTGAGGATTTCAAAGCCGCATGGTCAGAATCTCACATCCGTCAAGTCGACGGTGGAAAAGCTATCCAACTTGTCCTTGATCAGAGCACAG GATGTGGATTCTCTTCCAAAAGAAAGTATCTATTCGGAAAAGTGAGCATGAAGATCAAACTCATTCCCGGCGACTCTGCCGGTACGGTCACCGCCTTCTAC ATGAACTCGGATACCGACACCGTGAGGGATGAACTAGATTTTGAGTTCTTGGGAAACCGAAGTGGCCAACCTTACTCGGTGCAAACAAACATATTTGCTCATGGTAAAGGAGATAGAGAACAAAGGGTTAATCTTTGGTTCGATCCATCTTTGGATTTCCACACTTACAGCATCCTTTGGTCACACAAACACATTGT TTTTTACGTGGACGATGTACCAATAAGAGAATACAAAAACAACCAAGCCAAGAACATAGCCTACCCAACATCACAACCCATGGGAGTTTACTCAACACTATGGGAAGCCGATGATTGGGCGACACGTGGAGGATTAGAGAAAATTGATTGGAGCAAAGCTCCTTTTTATGCTTATTACAAAGATTTCGACATCGAAGGCTGTCCTGTTCCTGGACCCACCAATTGTCCATCGAACCCTCACAATTGGTGGGAAGGCTACGCTTATCAGTCACTTAACGCCGTGGAAGCTCGACGTTACCGTTGGGTTAGAGTAAACCATATGGTATATGATTATTGTACCGACAAGTCAAGGTATCCTGTCCCACCAGTCGAGTGTCATGCTTGA
- the LOC103874014 gene encoding 2-oxoglutarate dehydrogenase, mitochondrial, translating into MVWFRTGSSLAKLAIRRTLSQSRVLPSSHARCFHSTSLKSNAAPVPRPVPLSKLTDSFLDGTSSVYLEELQRAWEADPNSVDESWDNFFRNFVGQAATSPGISGQTIQESMRLLLLVRAYQVNGHMKAKLDPLGLEEREIPEDLTPGLYGFSEADLDREFFLGVWRMSGFLSENRPVQTLRAILSRLEQAYCGTIGYEYMHIADRDKCNWLRDKIETPTPRQYNSERRVVIYDRLTWSTQFENFLATKWTTAKRFGLEGAESLIPGMKEMFDRAADLGVENIVIGMPHRGRLNVLGNVVRKPLRQIFSEFSGGTRPVDEVGLYTGTGDVKYHLGTSYDRPTRGGKHLHLSLLANPSHLEAVDPVVMGKTRAKQYYTKDESRTKNMGILIHGDGSFAGQGVVYETLHLSALPNYCTGGTVHIVVNNQVAFTTDPRAGRSSQYCTDVAKALDAPIFHVNADDIEAVVHVCELAAEWRQTFHSDVVVDLVCYRRFGHNEIDEPSFTQPKMYKVIRSHPSSLQIYQEKLVESGQVTKEDIDKIQKKVSSILNEEFEASKEYIPQKRDWLASHWTGFKSPEQISRIRNTGVKPEILKNVGKAISTFPENFKPHRGVKRVYEQRAQMIESGEGIDWGLGEALAFATLVVEGNHVRLSGQDVERGTFSHRHSVLHDQETGKEYCPLDHLTMNQDPEMFTVSNSSLSEFGVLGFELGYSMENPNSLVIWEAQFGDFANGAQVMFDQFISSGEAKWLRQTGLVVLLPHGYDGQGPEHSSGRLERFLQMSDDNPFVIPEMDPTLRKQIQECNWQIVNVTTPANYFHVLRRQIHRDFRKPLIVMAPKNLLRHKKCVSNLSEFDDVKGHPGFDKQGTRFKRLIKDQSGHSDLEEGIRRLVLCSGKVYYELDEERQKSGTNDIAICRMEQLCPFPYDLIQRELKRYPNAEIVWCQEEPMNMGAYQYIAPRLCTAMKALNRGSFNDIKYVGRLPSAATATGFYQLHVKEQTDLVHKALQPDPITPILP; encoded by the exons ATGGTTTGGTTTAGAACTGGCTCTTCTCTGGCAAAGCTTGCCATACGAAGAACACTCTCTCAGTCTAGGGTTCTACCTTCTTCACACGCGAGATGTTTCCACTCTACATCACTCAAATCAAACGCCGCGCCCGTCCCCCGCCCCGTCCCTCTCTCCAAGCTCACCGACAGCTTCCTAGACGGAACCAGCAGCGTGTACCTCGAGGAGCTGCAGAGAGCTTGGGAAGCCGATCCCAACAGCGTCGACGAGTCCTGGGACAACTTCTTCAGAAACTTCGTGGGCCAAGCCGCCACTTCCCCTGGGATCTCGGGGCAGACCATTCAAGAAAGCATGCGTCTGCTCCTCCTCGTCAGAGCTTACCAGGTCAACGGCCACATGAAGGCCAAGCTTGACCCTCTGGGTCTAGAAGAACGAGAGATCCCCGAGGATCTAACGCCTGGTCTCTACGGATTCTCCGAGGCTGATCTTGACAGAGAGTTCTTCCTCGGTGTGTGGAGGATGTCTGGGTTTCTCTCCGAGAACCGTCCCGTTCAGACGCTGAGAGCTATACTCTCGAGGCTCGAGCAGGCGTACTGTGGAACCATTGGGTATGAGTACATGCACATTGCGGATAGGGATAAATGTAACTGGCTGAGAGACAAGATCGAGACGCCGACGCCTCGGCAGTATAATAGCGAGCGCCGCGTGGTGATTTACGATAGGCTGACGTGGAGCACGCAGTTTGAGAACTTCTTGGCGACTAAGTGGACCACGGCCAAGAGGTTTGGACTCGAGGGCGCTGAGTCTTTGATCCCTGGGATGAAGGAGATGTTCGACAGGGCCGCGGATCTTGGAGTTGAGAACATTGTTATCGGTATGCCTCACAGGGGTCGGCTTAATGTTTTGGGTAACGTTGTTAGGAAGCCTCTGCGTCAGATCTTCAGCGAGTTCAGCGGTGGGACTAGGCCGGTGGATGAAGTTGGGCTCTACACCGGAACGGGGGATGTGAAGTACCACTTGGGCACGTCTTATGATCGCCCGACTAGAGGAGGGAAACATCTTCACTTGTCTTTGTTGGCGAACCCCAGTCACTTGGAAGCGGTGGATCCTGTCGTGATGGGTAAAACCAGAGCGAAGCAGTATTACACCAAAGACGAGAGCAGGACAAAGAACATGGGTATTTTGATCCATGGGGATGGTAGCTTTGCCGGGCAAGGTGTGGTGTATGAGACTCTGCATCTTAGCGCGCTTCCTAACTACTGCACCGGTGGGACAGTGCACATTGTGGTGAATAACCAAGTGGCTTTCACAACCGATCCAAGGGCGGGAAGGTCTTCACAGTATTGCACTGATGTCGCCAAGGCTTTAGATGCTCCGATTTTTCACGTCAATGCGGATGATATTGAAGCGGTGGTGCATGTTTGTGAGCTTGCTGCGGAGTGGCGCCAGACGTTCCATTctgatgttgttgttgatttGGTGTGCTACCGTCGCTTTGGGCATAACGAGATAGATGAACCGTCGTTCACACAACCAAAGATGTACAAG GTGATACGCAGTCATCCCTCGTCGCTTCAAATCTACCAAGAGAAGCTTGTGGAATCTGGACAGGTAACGAAAGAAGATATTGATAAGATTCAAAAGAAAGTAAGCTCTATCCTCAATGAAGAATTTGAGGCAAGTAAAGAGTATATTCCACAAAAACGTGATTGGCTGGCAAGTCATTGGACTGGGTTCAAGTCACCGGAGCAGATTTCTAGGATCCGTAACACTGG TGTAAAGCCAGAGATTTTGAAGAACGTGGGGAAAGCAATCTCAACCTTTCCAGAGAACTTCAAGCCACACAGAGGAGTGAAAAGAGTTTATGAGCAACGTGCTCAGATGATCGAGTCAGGAGAAGGCATTGACTGGGGACTTGGAGAAGCTCTTGCTTTCGCTACACTAGTTGTGGAAGGTAACCATGTTCGGCTAAGTGGTCAAGATGTTGAAAGAGGGACTTTCAGTCATAGGCACTCCGTGCTTCATGATCAAGAAACCGGCAAGGAGTATTGTCCCTTAGACCACCTGACCATGAACCAGGACCCTGAAATGTTCACTGTCAGCAACAG CTCTCTTTCAGAGTTTGGTGTTCTGGGATTCGAACTTGGTTACTCGATGGAGAACCCGAATTCTCTGGTAATATGGGAGGCTCAGTTTGGAGACTTTGCCAATGGCGCACAAGTGATGTTTGATCAGTTCATAAGCAGTGGAGAAGCCAAATGGCTCCGTCAAACCGGGCTAGTAGTTCTACTTCCTCATGGATATGATGGTCAGGGTCCTGAACATTCCAGTGGAAGATTAGAACGTTTCCTTCAG ATGAGTGATGACAATCCTTTTGTCATCCCTGAGATGGATCCAACTCTTAGAAAGCAGATTCAAGAGTGTAATTGGCAAATTGTTAATGTTACTACACCTGCCAACTACTTCCATGTCCTGCGTCGCCAG ATACACAGGGATTTCCGCAAGCCTCTTATAGTGATGGCTCCCAAAAACTTGCTTCGGCACAAGAAGTGTGTATCTAACCTCTCGGAGTTCGATGATGTTAAAGGACATCCTGGGTTTGACAAGCAAGGAACCAGGTTTAAACGGTTGATTAAAGATCAAAGTGGTCACTCTGATCTTGAAGAAGGTATCCGACGTCTAGTCCTCTGCTCAGGGAAG GTTTACTATGAGCTGGACGAAGAGCGACAAAAGTCTGGAACAAACGACATAGCCATTTGCAGAATGGAGCAGCTTTGTCCATTCCCTTACGATCTCATTCAGAGAGAATTAAAGCGATATCCAA ATGCAGAGATTGTGTGGTGTCAAGAAGAGCCGATGAACATGGGAGCATATCAGTATATAGCACCAAGGCTGTGCACGGCCATGAAAGCACTGAACAGAGGAAGCTTCAACGACATCAAATACGTTGGGCGTCTTCCTTCAGCTGCTACAGCCACTGGTTTTTACCAGCTTCATGTCAAGGAGCAAACTGATCTTGTTCACAAAGCTCTTCAACCTGATCCCATCACCCCTATCCTCCCCTGA
- the LOC103874013 gene encoding E3 ubiquitin-protein ligase FANCL isoform X3 produces MYRDKKGRAHILELQLHRDYPKSPPSLSSDVPYMFTLEWSTTSSLKDVMHQFQKHLDSLQEFWSVMDDIDKSLCVVDAKQPSRASPIRRIRAGKDCNIIAHINFNDPKSLPECRFVGTEPIAVNNLHMLWRRNSKKWSKEKSFPENLECILATELPKPLGLQVEDDPQQVECGICYAQFLPTDEELGARSGTRTDYTCENISCNKSFHSICLTDWLRSITTTRQSFDVLFGNCPYCSDPVAVKINNMNKID; encoded by the exons ATGTACAGAGATAAGAAGGGAAGAGCACACATCTTAGAACTTCAACTCCATAGAGACTATCCTAAATCCCCACCTTCCCTTTcctcg GATGTTCCATACATGTTTACTTTAGAATGGTCAACGACATCAAGCCTGAAGGATGTGATGCACCAGTTCCAAAAG CATCTGGACAGCCTTCAAGAATTTTGGTCTGTCATGGACGATATCGACAAGTCTCTTTGTGTTGTTGATGCTAAGCAGCCATCTCGTGCTTCTCCTATCCGTCGGATTCGTGCTG GGAAGGATTGCAATATCATTGCTCATATCAACTTCAACGACCCTAAATCCTTACCAGA GTGCCGTTTTGTTGGTACTGAGCCTATAGCTGTGAACAACTTGCATATGCTATGGAGAAGAAATAGCAAAAAATG GTCAAAGGAAAAATCATTCCCTGAGAACCTCGAATGTATTCTAGCTACTGAGCTTCCAAAGCCTCTAGGTCTCCAGGTGGAAGATGATCCTCAGCAAGTTGAATGCGGGATTTGCTATGCCCAGTTTCTACCAACCG ATGAGGAGCTCGGAGCTAGAAGTGGGACGCGAACAGACTACACATGCGAGAACATCAGTTGCAACAAGTCTTTCCATAGCATTTGCCTCACCGACTGGTTAAGGTCTATCACAACAACAAGACA GTCATTTGATGTTCTATTTGGGAACTGCCCTTACTGTTCAGACCCGGTCGCAGTCAAAATCAACAACATGAACAAAATAGATTAG
- the LOC103874011 gene encoding LOW QUALITY PROTEIN: cysteine desulfurase, mitochondrial (The sequence of the model RefSeq protein was modified relative to this genomic sequence to represent the inferred CDS: inserted 6 bases in 4 codons; deleted 6 bases in 4 codons; substituted 2 bases at 2 genomic stop codons): MAKTPSDLGSILPYSSNQCRLWLSSPNIRRSLSRPHVAVSSRRHLSTAAAAAATSTSDESGIVXKGVRISGRPLYLDMQSTIPLDPRVFKVARIQVTKLIGASPKEIVFLSGEQCDCEMSEXHFYKDKKTHVITTQTEHRGVFDSWRHLQQEGFEVAYLPVKTDGLVDLERLKEAIKPDAGLVSIVRFGVVQPMEEIGRLRFILDAAQAIGKIPGXCFEKWNVHVMSMSXGPIRIGAMYVMNSGGQERGTLATQQVVGLGVDYELAMKDMEYDEKWIKRLLNGVREKLDXVYISDSGNLNLSFAYVEGGSLLMGLKEVAVSSASACTSVSLEPSYVLRALGVDEDMSHTSIRFGIGRFTTEEEIDKPVRAXRLNKLREMSPVYEMVKENIYITNIQWSQH, translated from the exons ATGGCGAAAACACCCTCGGACCTTGGGAGT ATTCTTCCTTATTCCTCGAATCAATGCCGTCTATGGTTATCTTCTCCGAATATTCGCCGATCTCTATCAAGACCACACGTCGCTGTTTCCTCTCGTCGCCACCTGTCTACCGCCGCCGCTGCTGCTGCTACTTCTACATCGGATGAATCGGGGATCGTG TGAAAAGGAGTGCGAATTTCAGGTAGACCTCTTTATCTAGATATGCAATCGACGATTCCGCTTGATCCTAGAGTATTCAAGGTGGCACGTATCCAGGTCACGAAACTGATCGGCGCATCACCGAAAGAGATCGTGTTCCTATCCGGCGAACAATGCGATTGTGAAATGAGTG GGCACTTTTACAAGGACAAGAAGACGCACGTGATAACCACGCAGACTGAGCAC CGTGGCGTTTTTGATTCTTGGAGGCATTTGCAGCAA GAAGGCTTCGAGGTTGCTTACTTGCCTGTGAAAACTGATGGTTTAGTCGATTTAGAGAGGTTGAAAGAGGCTATTAAACCTGATGCCGGGCTAGTTTCTATAGTGAGATTTGGTGTTGTGCAACCTATGGAGGAGATTGGTAGGTTGCGTTTCATACTGGATGCTGCTCAAGCTATAGGGAAGATACCTGGTTGATGTTTTGAGAAATGGAATGTTCATGTTATGTCAATGAG GGGACCAATACGGATTGGTGCTATGTATGTTATGAATAGTGGAGGTCAAGAGAGGGGAACATTGGCTACGCAGCAAGTTGTTGGCCTTGGGGTTGATTATGAGTTGGCGATGAAGGATATG GAGTATGATGAGAAGTGGATTAAGAGGTTGCTGaatggagttagagagaagcTTGA AGTCTATATTTCTGATTCTGGGAATCTGAATCTGTCGTTTGCTTATGTTGAAGGAGGGAGTCTTTTGATGGGTTTGAAGGAAGTTGCAGTGTCTAGTGCAAGTGCTTGTACAAGTGTGAGTTTGGAGCCTTCTTATGTGTTGAGAGCTTTGGGTGTGGATGAGGACATGTCTCACACTTCGATTAGGTTTGGGATTGGGAGGTTTACTACGGAGGAAGAGATTGATAAACCGGTCAGAG TACGGTTAAACAAGTTGAGGGAGATGAGTCCGGTTTATGAGATGGTTAAAGAAAATATCTATATCACGAACATACAATGGTCTCAACACTGA
- the LOC103874013 gene encoding E3 ubiquitin-protein ligase FANCL isoform X1 has protein sequence MMMKESIERARCEELAKSSSFYRKVYSEIEDVGWESLRRLGGDLTFFSFHILDKKGRAHILELQLHRDYPKSPPSLSSDVPYMFTLEWSTTSSLKDVMHQFQKHLDSLQEFWSVMDDIDKSLCVVDAKQPSRASPIRRIRAGKDCNIIAHINFNDPKSLPECRFVGTEPIAVNNLHMLWRRNSKKWSKEKSFPENLECILATELPKPLGLQVEDDPQQVECGICYAQFLPTDEELGARSGTRTDYTCENISCNKSFHSICLTDWLRSITTTRQSFDVLFGNCPYCSDPVAVKINNMNKID, from the exons atgatgatgaaggaATCAATAGAACGCGCGAGATGCGAGGAACTAGCGAAATCTTCTTCCTTCTACCGGAAAGTTTACTCGGAG ATAGAGGATGTTGGATGGGAATCACTAAGGAGGCTAGGTGGAGATTTAACGTTTTTCAGCTTTCACATTCT AGATAAGAAGGGAAGAGCACACATCTTAGAACTTCAACTCCATAGAGACTATCCTAAATCCCCACCTTCCCTTTcctcg GATGTTCCATACATGTTTACTTTAGAATGGTCAACGACATCAAGCCTGAAGGATGTGATGCACCAGTTCCAAAAG CATCTGGACAGCCTTCAAGAATTTTGGTCTGTCATGGACGATATCGACAAGTCTCTTTGTGTTGTTGATGCTAAGCAGCCATCTCGTGCTTCTCCTATCCGTCGGATTCGTGCTG GGAAGGATTGCAATATCATTGCTCATATCAACTTCAACGACCCTAAATCCTTACCAGA GTGCCGTTTTGTTGGTACTGAGCCTATAGCTGTGAACAACTTGCATATGCTATGGAGAAGAAATAGCAAAAAATG GTCAAAGGAAAAATCATTCCCTGAGAACCTCGAATGTATTCTAGCTACTGAGCTTCCAAAGCCTCTAGGTCTCCAGGTGGAAGATGATCCTCAGCAAGTTGAATGCGGGATTTGCTATGCCCAGTTTCTACCAACCG ATGAGGAGCTCGGAGCTAGAAGTGGGACGCGAACAGACTACACATGCGAGAACATCAGTTGCAACAAGTCTTTCCATAGCATTTGCCTCACCGACTGGTTAAGGTCTATCACAACAACAAGACA GTCATTTGATGTTCTATTTGGGAACTGCCCTTACTGTTCAGACCCGGTCGCAGTCAAAATCAACAACATGAACAAAATAGATTAG
- the LOC103874013 gene encoding E3 ubiquitin-protein ligase FANCL isoform X4, translating into MFTLEWSTTSSLKDVMHQFQKHLDSLQEFWSVMDDIDKSLCVVDAKQPSRASPIRRIRAGKDCNIIAHINFNDPKSLPECRFVGTEPIAVNNLHMLWRRNSKKWSKEKSFPENLECILATELPKPLGLQVEDDPQQVECGICYAQFLPTDEELGARSGTRTDYTCENISCNKSFHSICLTDWLRSITTTRQSFDVLFGNCPYCSDPVAVKINNMNKID; encoded by the exons ATGTTTACTTTAGAATGGTCAACGACATCAAGCCTGAAGGATGTGATGCACCAGTTCCAAAAG CATCTGGACAGCCTTCAAGAATTTTGGTCTGTCATGGACGATATCGACAAGTCTCTTTGTGTTGTTGATGCTAAGCAGCCATCTCGTGCTTCTCCTATCCGTCGGATTCGTGCTG GGAAGGATTGCAATATCATTGCTCATATCAACTTCAACGACCCTAAATCCTTACCAGA GTGCCGTTTTGTTGGTACTGAGCCTATAGCTGTGAACAACTTGCATATGCTATGGAGAAGAAATAGCAAAAAATG GTCAAAGGAAAAATCATTCCCTGAGAACCTCGAATGTATTCTAGCTACTGAGCTTCCAAAGCCTCTAGGTCTCCAGGTGGAAGATGATCCTCAGCAAGTTGAATGCGGGATTTGCTATGCCCAGTTTCTACCAACCG ATGAGGAGCTCGGAGCTAGAAGTGGGACGCGAACAGACTACACATGCGAGAACATCAGTTGCAACAAGTCTTTCCATAGCATTTGCCTCACCGACTGGTTAAGGTCTATCACAACAACAAGACA GTCATTTGATGTTCTATTTGGGAACTGCCCTTACTGTTCAGACCCGGTCGCAGTCAAAATCAACAACATGAACAAAATAGATTAG